AAAAATGACGACTCAAGAGTCGTCAAAAGAATGAAACCAATTTATTGCTGTTTATTATTTTCTTGTGGAAATATGAAGGAAAGAATACAGGGGACATACCCCGGAAATAGCAGTGGCCAATGGTATAAATCCGAACAGACTAAACCATTTTTTATTTTTAGGAAGTGAAAAGAACAGACTAAACAGAGTTACAGCAAGGACTGCCCGTATCGCTCGGCCTACATTTCCTATATTTTTCACTTTTACGCCTTCTTTCGAAATTATGAAAGATAAAATAATCTTTGCTCTTATCATAACCAAAAAGGGTACATTTTTGCATGAAATATATTTTTAGAAATTCTTTCGTGATTTATTGGATATAAAAACAGCGTCGACCGCCAAAGCGGAGGACGCTGTAAATTTTATTTCTCTGTAGCAAGCGCATCTTTTTTTGTTTTGTGCACTGTTCCATGCGGATGATGTGGTGGCGCATAAAT
This genomic window from Caproicibacterium sp. BJN0003 contains:
- a CDS encoding DUF2892 domain-containing protein; this translates as MIRAKIILSFIISKEGVKVKNIGNVGRAIRAVLAVTLFSLFFSLPKNKKWFSLFGFIPLATAISGVCPLYSFLHISTRK